From a region of the Lentilactobacillus curieae genome:
- a CDS encoding KxYKxGKxW signal peptide domain-containing protein: MSKRNKELKDQISSEKLHYKMYKSGKQWLFAAITIVAFGGGVALADNQQVKAATPVYGESSSTSSKTSIPVDSSSANKSVVVYNGGSSSSSSSKASSSSSSTSKAPIAVYGQATTDSSSSSSSVNRSSANSSSNQTSQVPVYSGDRSSSTSTSSSDDTPSQATVGSSSQDSSSTSSTSSNTVVSGNGSTEKSSSSVDNGGADQASSSSNKEQTQDNDRRQADNDDQVTTASSSVKNNDDNEFLARNDNDANANNSNENDSNPDNAANDSQLSAAPESNASFNDPAREAIAAASGAVSAASSIAAINSDSSSAQGRRAMLMFANEFVQTTSLTNSDVNDQNEVSDDTDDNDLELLSDDSEDLASTDEVAPQSAQVVAFAATSADLEDEDVELLADASAEADVWTQFSNTLADAKSRKSADYTTQ; the protein is encoded by the coding sequence ATGTCAAAACGAAATAAGGAATTGAAAGACCAAATTTCGAGCGAAAAGCTTCACTACAAGATGTACAAAAGTGGTAAGCAATGGCTCTTTGCGGCGATAACTATCGTTGCGTTTGGTGGAGGAGTTGCTTTAGCTGATAATCAACAAGTTAAAGCTGCGACTCCTGTTTATGGGGAAAGTTCCTCAACAAGTAGTAAGACATCCATACCGGTTGATAGCTCGTCGGCTAACAAGTCGGTTGTCGTTTATAATGGCGGATCAAGCTCTTCGTCTTCTTCAAAGGCAAGTAGCTCTTCGTCATCAACAAGTAAGGCACCAATTGCGGTATACGGACAAGCAACTACTGATTCAAGTAGTTCATCAAGTTCTGTAAATCGTAGTTCTGCAAATTCTTCATCGAACCAGACATCACAAGTGCCCGTATATTCTGGAGACCGTTCATCTTCAACTTCAACATCGAGTTCAGATGACACACCAAGTCAGGCGACGGTTGGTTCAAGCAGCCAAGATTCATCGTCTACTTCGTCTACTTCCAGTAATACGGTTGTAAGTGGAAATGGCTCTACTGAAAAGAGCAGTTCTTCAGTTGACAATGGTGGAGCAGACCAGGCTTCATCAAGTTCAAATAAGGAACAAACTCAGGATAATGATCGTCGGCAAGCAGATAATGACGATCAAGTAACAACAGCTTCAAGTTCAGTAAAAAACAACGATGATAATGAATTCTTGGCTAGAAACGATAATGATGCAAATGCCAATAATTCTAACGAAAATGACAGCAATCCAGACAACGCTGCCAACGACTCACAACTTTCAGCTGCACCTGAAAGTAACGCTTCATTTAATGACCCAGCTCGTGAAGCGATTGCAGCTGCTTCGGGAGCAGTTTCAGCCGCTTCAAGTATTGCAGCAATTAACTCGGACAGCTCTTCTGCACAAGGCCGTCGTGCAATGTTGATGTTTGCAAATGAGTTTGTTCAGACTACAAGTCTAACTAATTCAGATGTTAATGACCAAAATGAAGTTTCAGATGACACTGACGATAATGATTTAGAACTATTGTCGGATGACTCTGAGGACCTCGCTTCAACAGATGAAGTGGCTCCGCAAAGTGCACAAGTAGTTGCGTTCGCAGCAACTAGTGCAGACTTAGAAGATGAGGACGTCGAATTGCTAGCTGATGCATCTGCAGAAGCAGATGTATGGACACAATTCTCAAATACGTTAGCTGATGCTAAGTCAAGAAAGAGTGCTGATTACACCACTCAATAA
- a CDS encoding glycosyltransferase — MEYLILDTVSDAKFEQNNTLKQQISILKQAGSDFKVLTRDYNRYQAKHLKELGIAEDKVVNMFDFFQNAVNIPHAQPTIHDLPQIPAEAYEIQPHGSNFNELRDGGKLLAHQQVMPETFGQVDYIRYYDQYGNYSTIEYYDVRGFKTMEQYFHPNGQVAYEFWYKPSGERVVEAIYMFGPDKKEVINTSWHVNDFKGDSYELDNIDQLFSLFLNEQIADDDQARLINDTPDSIHLLSSDLIGNPEIYLKLSQVNDRDAIKKYLEITPAAKLLVDTDDQAAIIEPLGAPVFVDPEYGLTNTELLRSYADITKRLPENVIAFTDLRSSEEINTLINAWRIVHEANDTATLTIVGSPIGATNLTPIFNKLKELNLFELVSIQLDAKKVPEVYDRSTLMLLPSTMYGTTSNVAEAALRSIQTVVVDDNELAAWVASIGAGSTVEKDAVNLADAIINLVKNPETLIKASQAAHSATNQLSLENSVAKWEAVLNN; from the coding sequence ATGGAATACTTAATTTTAGATACCGTAAGTGACGCTAAGTTTGAGCAAAATAACACTCTCAAACAACAAATTTCCATCTTGAAACAAGCTGGAAGTGATTTTAAAGTATTAACTCGTGATTACAATCGTTATCAGGCTAAGCACTTAAAAGAGCTAGGAATCGCCGAGGACAAAGTGGTTAACATGTTTGACTTCTTCCAAAATGCTGTCAATATTCCACATGCTCAGCCTACTATCCATGATTTACCACAAATTCCGGCTGAGGCATACGAAATCCAGCCTCACGGATCAAACTTTAATGAACTCCGTGACGGTGGTAAGCTCTTGGCTCACCAACAAGTAATGCCAGAAACTTTCGGTCAGGTAGATTACATTCGCTACTACGACCAATATGGCAACTACTCAACCATTGAGTACTATGACGTTCGCGGTTTCAAAACCATGGAACAATACTTCCATCCAAATGGTCAAGTAGCATATGAATTTTGGTACAAGCCAAGCGGAGAACGCGTAGTTGAAGCAATCTATATGTTTGGACCAGACAAAAAAGAAGTTATCAATACTTCTTGGCACGTCAACGATTTTAAGGGTGATAGCTACGAACTTGATAATATCGATCAGTTATTCAGTCTATTTTTAAACGAGCAGATTGCAGACGATGATCAAGCTCGTTTAATCAATGACACACCAGACTCAATCCACTTACTTTCAAGTGATCTAATTGGCAATCCAGAAATTTACTTAAAACTAAGTCAAGTCAATGACCGTGATGCCATTAAGAAATACTTGGAGATTACACCAGCTGCTAAACTATTGGTCGACACCGATGATCAAGCAGCCATTATTGAACCACTCGGTGCTCCAGTATTTGTCGATCCTGAGTACGGTTTGACTAACACCGAACTGTTGAGAAGCTATGCGGATATCACAAAACGACTACCAGAAAACGTGATTGCGTTCACTGATTTACGCAGTTCTGAGGAAATAAATACGTTAATTAACGCATGGCGAATCGTTCATGAAGCTAATGACACTGCCACATTAACCATCGTTGGTTCTCCCATCGGGGCAACTAACCTGACGCCAATCTTTAACAAGCTAAAAGAACTTAATTTATTTGAACTGGTATCAATTCAGCTTGATGCTAAGAAGGTCCCTGAAGTTTATGACAGATCAACTTTGATGTTGTTACCTTCCACAATGTATGGAACGACTAGTAACGTTGCTGAAGCTGCCCTGCGCTCAATTCAAACTGTTGTCGTTGATGACAACGAATTAGCGGCTTGGGTTGCAAGTATCGGTGCTGGAAGCACTGTTGAAAAAGATGCAGTCAACCTAGCCGACGCAATAATCAATCTAGTCAAGAACCCAGAAACTTTAATTAAAGCTAGTCAAGCAGCTCATAGTGCAACTAACCAACTTTCATTAGAAAATTCTGTTGCTAAGTGGGAAGCAGTATTAAATAACTAA
- a CDS encoding fibro-slime domain-containing protein codes for MATILEYIEYKYSNINESIPDGYSVKNFYERDDKLYEYSDGSFKEVNDKQLLKFFKDVKNKGYVTSGYLNDDSQEIDEKDLLAKAIEAGQDYVQIGNKIYHIDYTSDPDDIHDKGIIYSITVPKVMPKTDLKNSGEDNKTLKELESINPGVKISLFDYWLKDDGTEKGGNVNDLGINNGKYLKFSAERAGLTNPNPNNVYKDYAISQEIVRDYLDENGYPIYKSLIDQSLAYLFDDSQVEGKKVVFKDQDGENLFVSDGNGGFSYDSKKNHAYLDENGDIKLFNWNNMPGAKTGKPERFGQFFPLDRLDEFFEFQNGVGVKTKQYKTGSVNSNAENGLNHYFGMTMEMGYIHPKDGEVESVKDGAKVKTPMKFEFSGDDDFWLFIDNKLALDIGGIHDAASGSIDFSTGVVTAQVKTGQPEAVVGQIVSSETETVPKNVKKIVIPNWNKADSEHQIKLFYLERGHEESNLKMNFNLQIPQHNYAENNAFAVDDKNPSKKVAYAVGSTYSERETTRHTYGTYTELGIRETNTGGGSNPGVVPPNPGTPGTPGTPSTPGDSGDLERPEGLPESGGTSNGSIGGSTGNLSGTTNSGSSQQVSAVDLATGSGNQDGNLHMVDLTSDGSESSDQIVSESDQTGHSAPGVADQPDKVSTSQTNQVGTLPQTGEGDEHASTIGAALLAGLSVLTFGVYRRKRKQ; via the coding sequence TTGGCAACAATTTTGGAGTACATTGAGTACAAATATAGTAATATCAATGAAAGCATCCCTGATGGGTATTCGGTGAAGAATTTCTACGAAAGAGATGACAAACTGTATGAATACAGTGATGGCAGTTTTAAAGAAGTTAATGACAAGCAACTGCTAAAATTCTTTAAAGATGTCAAGAACAAAGGCTATGTTACTAGTGGTTATCTAAATGATGACAGTCAAGAAATTGACGAAAAAGACTTGTTAGCAAAAGCAATTGAGGCAGGTCAGGATTACGTTCAAATTGGCAACAAAATTTACCACATTGATTATACGAGTGACCCGGACGATATTCATGATAAGGGAATTATTTACTCAATCACTGTTCCAAAGGTAATGCCAAAGACTGATTTGAAGAATAGTGGAGAGGATAATAAAACCCTAAAGGAATTGGAAAGTATTAACCCTGGGGTGAAAATCTCACTATTTGATTATTGGCTTAAGGATGATGGAACTGAAAAGGGTGGCAATGTTAATGATTTAGGAATCAATAATGGCAAGTACTTGAAGTTCTCGGCAGAAAGGGCAGGGTTGACAAATCCAAATCCTAATAACGTATATAAAGACTACGCAATTAGTCAGGAAATTGTGAGAGATTACCTAGATGAAAATGGTTATCCCATTTATAAGAGCCTAATAGATCAATCATTGGCTTATCTTTTTGATGACAGCCAAGTCGAAGGCAAAAAGGTTGTCTTCAAGGATCAAGATGGGGAAAATCTGTTTGTATCAGATGGAAACGGTGGCTTTTCATACGACAGTAAGAAGAACCATGCTTATCTTGACGAAAATGGCGATATAAAATTGTTTAACTGGAACAATATGCCAGGGGCTAAGACTGGTAAGCCAGAACGTTTCGGACAATTCTTCCCACTTGATAGATTAGACGAATTTTTTGAATTTCAGAATGGTGTCGGGGTAAAAACCAAACAATATAAGACAGGTTCTGTTAACTCAAATGCAGAAAATGGCCTAAATCACTATTTTGGAATGACCATGGAAATGGGTTACATTCACCCCAAAGATGGGGAAGTTGAAAGCGTTAAGGATGGTGCAAAGGTAAAGACGCCAATGAAATTTGAATTTTCAGGAGACGATGATTTTTGGCTGTTTATTGATAATAAGCTAGCTCTAGATATCGGTGGAATTCATGATGCGGCTTCTGGATCGATTGATTTTTCTACTGGAGTTGTTACAGCACAGGTTAAAACTGGACAACCTGAAGCTGTCGTTGGCCAAATTGTTTCCAGTGAAACTGAAACGGTTCCGAAAAATGTAAAAAAGATTGTGATTCCAAATTGGAATAAGGCTGATTCGGAACACCAAATTAAACTGTTCTATTTGGAACGTGGCCATGAAGAGTCCAACTTGAAAATGAACTTCAATCTTCAAATTCCACAACACAACTATGCAGAAAATAATGCCTTCGCTGTTGACGATAAGAACCCTAGTAAGAAAGTTGCTTATGCAGTTGGTTCTACCTACAGCGAACGCGAAACTACTCGCCACACCTACGGAACTTATACTGAGTTAGGAATTAGGGAAACTAATACTGGCGGCGGATCCAATCCAGGAGTTGTTCCGCCTAATCCGGGTACACCAGGCACCCCAGGTACGCCAAGTACCCCAGGTGATTCTGGTGACTTAGAAAGGCCTGAAGGACTTCCTGAAAGTGGTGGAACTAGCAATGGTAGTATTGGTGGTTCAACCGGTAACCTTAGTGGAACTACTAACAGTGGTAGCTCACAACAGGTTTCAGCAGTTGACCTAGCTACTGGTAGCGGGAATCAAGATGGTAATCTACACATGGTTGATTTAACCTCTGATGGTTCTGAAAGTAGTGATCAGATTGTCAGTGAATCAGATCAAACCGGACACTCAGCACCTGGCGTAGCAGACCAACCTGATAAGGTAAGTACTTCTCAAACGAATCAGGTGGGAACGTTGCCGCAAACAGGTGAGGGGGATGAACATGCAAGTACGATTGGTGCCGCACTACTTGCAGGTCTATCCGTTCTGACGTTCGGAGTGTACAGAAGAAAAAGAAAACAATAG
- a CDS encoding KxYKxGKxW signal peptide domain-containing protein yields MKEKLKNTNKTVRYRLYKAGKLWVIGGSCVIGMGILGCSSALAESSTETAKTSSSVPVYTPANPDPKPAKPVAPKQTTKSPATVVKQQPAAQQATTATKPAANPVQSYQSAPQQNTQPKSSQSVAKPAVTQSQPRSQVKPQVSQAETAPQTQVDNQQVTQGQETKSQAAKASPTAEVEKPATQNSTVKKQTSQMKAQSPVAAKASTKADKEVIDPNEVKEENTSEYKRKFYEVMEDGKQVFYEQINDSFVKITDQEFLDQIQETIDKKIAKRHYLTKEQLKELPAGTEFSGDYRIYHFIDKVPEGFEGDTIEGKVMEFTKPGEDGANPVYVVKRKVNGEIRYFKKVDGQFTEDVTEKVKSIINTEKLVDRYLKAVNDGGLTEEEIKDKLEKQSKVAI; encoded by the coding sequence ATGAAAGAAAAATTGAAAAATACTAACAAAACTGTCCGTTATCGATTGTATAAGGCGGGGAAACTTTGGGTAATTGGTGGGAGCTGTGTTATTGGGATGGGAATCCTTGGCTGTAGCTCAGCATTAGCAGAGTCTTCAACCGAAACGGCAAAGACCAGCAGTAGTGTTCCGGTGTACACTCCTGCTAATCCTGATCCTAAACCAGCAAAGCCGGTAGCACCAAAGCAAACAACCAAGTCGCCGGCTACAGTTGTGAAACAACAGCCAGCTGCCCAACAGGCCACAACAGCTACTAAGCCAGCGGCCAACCCGGTGCAAAGCTATCAAAGTGCGCCGCAACAAAACACCCAACCAAAATCGAGCCAGTCGGTAGCTAAACCGGCAGTAACTCAGTCTCAACCACGTTCACAAGTTAAACCTCAAGTTAGTCAAGCCGAAACAGCACCGCAGACGCAGGTCGATAACCAACAGGTAACACAAGGACAAGAGACCAAGTCACAAGCAGCAAAGGCTAGCCCAACTGCAGAGGTAGAAAAACCTGCTACTCAAAATTCAACTGTTAAAAAACAGACTTCTCAGATGAAGGCACAAAGCCCAGTTGCTGCTAAAGCCAGTACTAAGGCAGATAAAGAAGTTATTGATCCTAACGAAGTTAAGGAAGAAAATACCAGCGAGTACAAACGAAAATTTTATGAAGTTATGGAAGACGGCAAGCAGGTCTTTTATGAACAAATAAATGACTCGTTTGTGAAGATTACTGATCAGGAATTTTTAGATCAAATTCAAGAAACGATCGATAAAAAAATTGCTAAGCGACACTACCTGACTAAAGAGCAACTTAAAGAATTACCAGCTGGAACGGAATTTTCAGGCGATTACCGAATTTATCACTTTATCGACAAAGTTCCTGAAGGTTTTGAGGGCGACACAATTGAAGGTAAGGTTATGGAATTTACAAAGCCAGGTGAAGACGGGGCTAATCCTGTTTACGTTGTTAAACGGAAGGTGAACGGAGAAATCAGGTACTTCAAAAAGGTTGATGGTCAATTTACTGAGGACGTGACCGAAAAGGTAAAGTCGATCATCAATACGGAAAAACTGGTTGACCGTTATCTAAAAGCTGTGAACGACGGTGGGCTTACGGAAGAAGAAATCAAAGACAAATTGGAAAAGCAATCGAAAGTGGCGATTTAA
- a CDS encoding glycosyltransferase family 2 protein: MNDSILMTVVVPTHNLENYVGKTLDSLANQQYRNFEVIVVDDASTDKTVAVAERYVKLDPRFRVVKLTKHSGVSKARNAGIDDAKVEAITFVDGDDLVEPDFLQVMADGMAEPKVDMVTVGYRWGFRGAGALEHRGLVSVSKREVYDSINTRGNLIGGYVWNKAFRVSVLREKQIRFDETLDLAEDLLFTADYVYATNNFLLDAKPLYEKVSRPGSTIHSASFKQREREYEVRQHIDDMGAKIPS; encoded by the coding sequence ATGAATGATAGTATTTTAATGACAGTTGTTGTTCCTACTCATAACCTAGAGAATTATGTTGGTAAGACGCTTGATTCGCTTGCTAATCAGCAATATCGCAATTTTGAAGTCATTGTAGTTGATGATGCATCCACTGATAAAACAGTGGCGGTTGCGGAGCGCTACGTAAAATTAGACCCTCGTTTTAGAGTGGTCAAGTTGACTAAACATTCCGGAGTTTCCAAAGCCAGAAATGCAGGAATCGATGATGCCAAAGTTGAAGCAATTACGTTTGTTGATGGGGATGATTTGGTGGAACCAGACTTCCTACAGGTAATGGCAGATGGGATGGCTGAACCCAAAGTAGATATGGTTACAGTTGGCTATCGCTGGGGCTTTCGCGGTGCTGGAGCACTTGAACATCGAGGATTAGTCAGTGTTTCAAAACGAGAAGTATATGATTCAATTAATACTCGGGGCAATCTAATTGGCGGGTATGTTTGGAATAAGGCTTTTCGGGTGAGCGTACTGCGTGAAAAACAAATTCGGTTCGACGAAACTTTGGACCTTGCTGAAGATTTGTTGTTCACAGCCGATTATGTATACGCAACTAACAACTTTTTGCTGGATGCCAAACCACTTTATGAAAAGGTATCGCGACCAGGTAGCACGATCCACAGTGCTTCGTTTAAACAACGTGAGCGTGAGTATGAAGTGCGCCAACACATTGATGATATGGGTGCGAAGATTCCTAGTTGA
- a CDS encoding TetR/AcrR family transcriptional regulator: MNDNDKRVMKTKQSIREAFFKQLAEKGIERMTVKAILDDAGLNRTTFYAYYTDKYDLLEKTQEGIMNQIIRIKRDNPVGGGKNLDKTEQYVRSYFLALFKYIQANHQVLQLLFANQNQIAFLKDVTHGRPEFYNHWRPVVSQVPGIDPRNSYAALVGVVINFFFEGERDHFKENPAKIAGVLADIVLRYLR, from the coding sequence ATGAATGATAACGATAAGCGGGTTATGAAAACAAAACAGTCAATCCGCGAAGCGTTCTTTAAACAGCTTGCCGAAAAGGGAATCGAACGGATGACGGTAAAGGCAATTTTGGATGATGCGGGACTAAATCGGACTACCTTCTATGCTTACTATACTGATAAGTATGATTTGCTAGAAAAGACCCAAGAAGGAATCATGAATCAGATTATTAGGATCAAACGGGATAATCCAGTGGGTGGCGGTAAAAATTTAGATAAGACTGAGCAGTACGTGAGATCGTACTTCTTAGCTTTATTTAAGTACATTCAAGCAAATCACCAAGTTCTCCAATTGCTGTTTGCTAATCAGAACCAAATTGCGTTTTTAAAGGATGTGACGCATGGTCGCCCAGAATTTTATAATCATTGGCGGCCGGTTGTTTCCCAGGTCCCGGGAATTGACCCACGAAACAGTTATGCTGCACTGGTGGGGGTGGTTATCAATTTCTTCTTCGAAGGTGAGCGTGACCATTTCAAGGAAAATCCGGCTAAGATTGCGGGGGTCCTTGCAGATATCGTTCTGCGGTATTTGAGGTAG
- a CDS encoding stage II sporulation protein M — MVATWIISFAIVKLTGSTEAIRSFLKASIGSENTLKGGSFLPLFMHNFTGSVMIIILGLIPIPLYYAFIVYNAATVGLVLTLTAHPIAMFMAGILPHGILEIPAQIISAAISAKVVWFVFDKYIRHRDRPETFGLIIKNAVIDTLVFVLPLLFVAAIIEFSITPGLIHTFVGK, encoded by the coding sequence ATGGTGGCAACTTGGATTATTTCCTTTGCAATTGTTAAATTAACAGGGTCAACTGAGGCAATTAGATCATTTTTAAAGGCCTCAATTGGTAGCGAAAATACGTTAAAGGGAGGAAGCTTCCTGCCACTATTTATGCATAACTTTACTGGTTCAGTAATGATCATTATTCTTGGTCTGATTCCGATTCCGCTGTACTACGCATTTATTGTGTACAATGCAGCAACGGTTGGGCTTGTGCTTACATTGACTGCGCACCCAATCGCAATGTTCATGGCCGGAATTTTACCTCACGGCATTTTGGAAATTCCTGCACAAATCATTTCAGCTGCGATTAGTGCTAAAGTAGTTTGGTTTGTGTTTGATAAGTACATTAGGCACCGTGACCGGCCTGAGACTTTTGGCTTAATTATTAAAAATGCAGTGATTGATACGCTGGTGTTCGTGTTACCACTACTATTTGTGGCGGCAATTATCGAATTTAGTATTACTCCAGGACTGATTCATACATTTGTTGGTAAGTAA
- a CDS encoding GTP pyrophosphokinase — MIIERENHFNIKKIERQFKAANLEKELHGIKQVSQEYLLRHSALNEIGTKLENLDDEYSVSFDHNPIHHMEERMKEPTSLIEKVARKGMELTLENVFENIYDIAGIRVITNYIDDIYQVRDALAKQSDITVIKEKDYIKNPKPNDYRSYHLIVSVPVFQDEGPKNVAVEIQFRTIGMDMWASLEHDLRYKSFADDNKADQYASRLKKYSDQLYEIEANMQQIFNGLQETE, encoded by the coding sequence ATGATTATTGAACGCGAAAATCACTTCAACATTAAAAAAATTGAACGGCAGTTTAAAGCTGCTAATTTAGAAAAAGAATTACATGGAATTAAACAGGTGAGCCAAGAATATTTACTTCGGCATTCTGCACTTAATGAAATTGGGACCAAACTAGAGAATTTGGACGACGAATATTCCGTTAGTTTTGACCATAATCCGATTCATCACATGGAAGAGCGGATGAAGGAACCAACTAGTTTGATTGAGAAGGTTGCCCGTAAAGGGATGGAGTTGACGTTAGAAAATGTGTTTGAAAACATTTATGATATTGCTGGCATTCGGGTGATTACCAACTACATCGATGATATTTATCAGGTTAGGGACGCACTAGCCAAACAAAGCGATATCACCGTAATCAAGGAGAAGGATTACATTAAAAACCCAAAGCCAAACGATTATCGCAGCTATCATTTGATTGTTTCGGTGCCTGTTTTTCAAGACGAAGGGCCAAAGAATGTGGCAGTTGAAATTCAGTTTAGAACAATTGGAATGGACATGTGGGCCAGTCTTGAGCATGACTTACGTTATAAGAGCTTTGCCGATGACAACAAGGCAGATCAGTATGCTAGTCGGTTGAAAAAATATTCGGACCAATTATATGAAATCGAAGCTAATATGCAGCAAATTTTCAACGGATTGCAAGAAACAGAATAG
- a CDS encoding MFS transporter gives MKKFGTRSFILVAIGFILGMSEFIMVGILNDLSASFHVGISDVGFLVTLFAIVYAIATPILTILVGSHRLYRVMILLLGIFIAANALTAIAPNYTILTLSRILTAIVSGITVSIAITFSAVIAPREKRAWLVSWVFSGFSIASVFGVPIGTWLSDKFGWRIVFWLIVVISILFTILFMLSLPTDIRQGKMDHFTQQFAIFKDKRILLGILLPTLNLGGVYVVYTYLRPIIVSGLGFPTAFVTPILFVYGFASLASNQISGRLANYDGLKTMTKVYLLQIVTLVALPLLFGLPWIALISLIILGFTMYLQNSPMQMFYLEVAETDYPQSMVMSSSLNSIFSNVGIAVGSATGGLMVNATGLKSLGIGGAIYTIAALAVLVVLNKVRKVR, from the coding sequence ATGAAAAAGTTTGGAACAAGAAGCTTTATCTTAGTAGCGATTGGATTTATTCTCGGCATGAGTGAATTCATCATGGTCGGAATTCTAAATGACTTGTCTGCCAGTTTTCATGTTGGCATTTCGGACGTTGGTTTTTTAGTTACCTTGTTTGCAATTGTCTACGCAATCGCAACCCCAATTTTGACCATTTTGGTTGGTTCTCACAGACTCTACCGAGTGATGATCCTACTACTAGGAATATTTATTGCAGCTAATGCGCTGACCGCAATTGCCCCCAACTATACAATTTTAACGTTGTCGCGAATATTAACCGCGATTGTTTCTGGAATCACAGTATCAATTGCCATCACGTTCTCAGCAGTAATTGCCCCAAGAGAAAAACGAGCGTGGTTAGTTTCCTGGGTATTTTCAGGATTTAGTATCGCCTCAGTTTTTGGGGTTCCGATTGGAACTTGGTTAAGTGATAAATTCGGTTGGAGAATTGTCTTTTGGCTAATCGTTGTCATTTCAATTTTATTTACTATCCTATTTATGCTTTCATTGCCAACTGACATTCGTCAGGGAAAAATGGATCACTTTACCCAACAATTTGCTATTTTTAAAGATAAACGGATTTTATTAGGAATCTTACTTCCTACTTTAAATCTTGGTGGGGTGTACGTTGTTTATACTTATCTAAGACCAATTATCGTGTCGGGATTAGGATTCCCAACAGCCTTCGTTACCCCAATATTGTTTGTTTACGGATTCGCCTCGCTGGCAAGTAATCAGATTAGTGGCCGTTTAGCAAACTATGACGGGTTAAAAACAATGACCAAGGTGTACCTACTCCAAATTGTTACTTTAGTTGCTTTGCCACTACTATTTGGACTTCCTTGGATTGCCCTAATTTCATTAATTATCTTAGGCTTTACAATGTATCTTCAAAACTCACCAATGCAAATGTTCTACTTGGAAGTTGCGGAGACAGATTACCCACAATCAATGGTTATGTCGTCATCTCTAAACTCCATTTTCAGTAACGTTGGAATTGCCGTTGGATCAGCAACTGGTGGTCTGATGGTAAATGCTACGGGATTAAAATCTTTGGGAATTGGTGGTGCGATTTACACCATTGCAGCACTAGCAGTTCTAGTTGTGTTGAATAAGGTTAGAAAAGTTAGATAG